GTCACAGAAATTTATGGATCGCGCGAAGCGCGCTTTATGATTTATCTGGGGTTTGGCTTAGCTCTTGTCACCCATTTTTTTATTGATTTTGCCATTTCTCTTCCTGCTTTAAGCCATGAAGTCCAAGTAGCTTTCGAAACGACTTTTGGATTAAATGGAATTACTATTTATGGTTCGCTGCTAGCCTATATTGTCTCCCAAAGCCTTGAGATCAGGCTTTTCCTCTTTATAAAAAAGCTGACTAAGGGAAAATATTTATGGCTTAGAAACAATGGAGCCATTGTTGTTTCTCAATTTATTGACACATTTATTGCAAATTGGATTCTTCTCTATATGGGAATGAAACTAGACATCCCTCAAACCATTCAGATTATCTTAGCTTGCTATGTGTACAAATTAATGCTTTCCTTTTGTATCACCCCCTTGTTTTACGGAATGGTTTATTTGCTTAAAGACAATTTGCCACAGCCTGAACCAGCTTCTATTGAAGTTTAAATGCACTATTTTAAAAGACATAGACGTTGGCTCTGGCCTTTGCTGATATGGCTTTGCCTAACCCCCTTTACCGCCCACCTAGACTTAGCCATTAGTCGCTATTTTTACTCGGTTAAAGCAGGGCATTTTTCTTCAAACTTGGTTTATCAATGGGCTTATTGCTATGGAACCTGGCCAGGGCTTTTTCTAGCTATGGTTGCTCTGATTGTCTGGGCTCTCTCTTTTTTTACTCCCGCCTGGAAAAAATGGAGATCCAGTGCTCTTTTACTTGTTTTAACATGCGCTATCGGATCTGGATTAATCGTTCACGCCATCCTAAAAGACAATTGGGGTAGACCGCGACCGCGCCAGACAACTGAATTCGGGGGACAACTTCATTTCCGTCCCTATTATCTTCCTCACTTTGCCAAACAAGCGGAAGAGGCAAAATCTTTCCCCAGCGGGCACAGCTCGATGGGATTTTATTTTGTGGCGTTAATAGTTTTAGGCAGCGCTTTAAACAAAAAAGTTTTAGTTTATACAGGGATCGTCTGCACGCTTATTTTGGGAACGTTGCTTAGCCTCACCCGCATTGCACAAGGAGGGCATT
This window of the Parachlamydia sp. AcF125 genome carries:
- a CDS encoding queuosine precursor transporter — its product is MKEKFYIGIVSFFCLVVVLSTILSAKLFPAPFSSHLYLPVGMICYPFTFFAGNLVTEIYGSREARFMIYLGFGLALVTHFFIDFAISLPALSHEVQVAFETTFGLNGITIYGSLLAYIVSQSLEIRLFLFIKKLTKGKYLWLRNNGAIVVSQFIDTFIANWILLYMGMKLDIPQTIQIILACYVYKLMLSFCITPLFYGMVYLLKDNLPQPEPASIEV
- a CDS encoding phosphatase PAP2 family protein, with the protein product MHYFKRHRRWLWPLLIWLCLTPFTAHLDLAISRYFYSVKAGHFSSNLVYQWAYCYGTWPGLFLAMVALIVWALSFFTPAWKKWRSSALLLVLTCAIGSGLIVHAILKDNWGRPRPRQTTEFGGQLHFRPYYLPHFAKQAEEAKSFPSGHSSMGFYFVALIVLGSALNKKVLVYTGIVCTLILGTLLSLTRIAQGGHFFSDVLFSGLIMWWCTLSINWLLHGKNHERTY